In Nostoc sp. CENA543, a single genomic region encodes these proteins:
- a CDS encoding 5-(carboxyamino)imidazole ribonucleotide synthase, with product MKRVGVIGGGQLAWMMGSAAQKLGIELIVQTPSNQDPAVAIAHDTILAAVDDAEATKKLAANSDVITFENEFVDLEALSQLVNQGVCFRPRLEALAPLLDKYHQRCYLRDLGLPVPQFFAIEQQEEITAKIADFGFPVVLKSRRHGYDGQGTFIIRDAASLQEKLEFSKNNPTLFLIEEFIPFERELAVIAARGVEGEIVIYPVVETQQEQQVCRRVIAPANITSEQVATAEAIAHKLLDSLQFVGVFAIELFLTTDGKVLVNEIAPRTHNSGHFSLDACATSQFEQQLRGVCGMPLGDPSLQCATAIMVNLLGYETSQSDYQNKRQQLAAIPQAHVHWYGKTESRPGRKLGHVTVLLENHHPTIATEIAQTVESIWYSS from the coding sequence ATGAAGCGTGTAGGTGTAATTGGTGGCGGACAGCTAGCTTGGATGATGGGAAGTGCAGCGCAAAAGCTGGGGATAGAGTTGATAGTGCAGACACCTAGCAATCAAGATCCAGCAGTGGCGATCGCTCACGATACCATATTGGCAGCAGTAGATGATGCTGAAGCCACAAAAAAGTTAGCAGCGAACAGCGATGTCATCACCTTTGAAAACGAATTTGTCGATCTAGAAGCATTATCACAGCTAGTAAATCAAGGTGTTTGCTTTCGCCCCAGATTAGAAGCCTTAGCACCCTTGTTAGATAAATATCATCAACGTTGTTATTTACGTGACTTAGGGCTACCCGTTCCTCAATTTTTTGCTATTGAACAACAGGAAGAGATCACAGCCAAAATTGCAGACTTCGGTTTTCCCGTCGTTTTAAAATCTCGTCGTCACGGTTACGACGGACAAGGAACCTTTATCATTCGTGATGCAGCCAGCTTACAAGAGAAATTAGAGTTCAGCAAAAACAACCCAACTCTATTTTTAATCGAAGAATTTATCCCCTTTGAACGAGAATTAGCCGTAATTGCAGCCCGTGGGGTAGAAGGAGAAATTGTCATCTATCCCGTGGTAGAAACTCAGCAAGAACAACAAGTATGTCGGCGAGTCATCGCCCCAGCGAATATTACATCAGAACAAGTTGCCACAGCAGAAGCGATCGCCCATAAACTATTAGACAGCCTGCAATTCGTCGGCGTATTTGCCATCGAATTATTTCTCACAACCGACGGTAAAGTCCTAGTTAACGAAATCGCCCCCCGCACCCACAACTCCGGGCATTTTTCCCTAGACGCGTGCGCCACCTCCCAATTTGAGCAACAACTGAGAGGCGTGTGTGGTATGCCTTTAGGCGATCCCAGCTTACAATGTGCAACTGCCATCATGGTCAACTTATTAGGTTATGAAACCTCTCAAAGCGACTATCAAAACAAACGCCAACAATTAGCAGCCATTCCCCAAGCCCACGTCCACTGGTACGGCAAAACCGAATCCCGCCCAGGCCGCAAACTAGGACACGTCACCGTCTTATTAGAAAATCATCACCCAACCATAGCCACAGAAATTGCTCAGACTGTGGAATCTATCTGGTACTCAAGTTGA
- a CDS encoding ATP-binding cassette domain-containing protein — MQKSSQHCGQKIAIVGTTGSGKTTLARKIAQQLQVIHIELDALHWEKNWTVAADEVFRERVTQALSGDRWVVDGNYSQVRDIIWSQADTILFLDYSFWLVMGRLLRRTLRRSWLQEELWNGNREDFKLSFFSQDSIILWMLRTHHQNRKKYPLLFQQPKYSHLSVVHLKFPQMTDEWLRNCKH; from the coding sequence ATGCAAAAAAGTTCTCAGCATTGTGGTCAAAAAATTGCGATTGTCGGGACTACAGGATCAGGAAAAACAACTTTAGCGCGAAAAATCGCTCAACAATTGCAAGTTATTCACATCGAATTAGACGCACTGCATTGGGAAAAGAATTGGACTGTGGCGGCGGATGAAGTGTTTCGAGAGCGAGTTACACAAGCTTTGAGTGGCGATCGCTGGGTTGTAGATGGTAACTATAGTCAAGTTCGTGATATCATTTGGAGTCAAGCCGACACGATTTTATTTCTCGATTACTCCTTTTGGTTAGTTATGGGGCGACTACTGCGGCGGACTTTGCGTCGTTCTTGGCTGCAAGAAGAACTTTGGAATGGTAATCGTGAAGATTTTAAACTATCATTTTTCAGTCAAGATTCTATCATTTTGTGGATGTTACGCACACATCACCAAAACCGAAAAAAATATCCTCTGCTATTTCAACAACCAAAATATTCTCATCTATCAGTCGTCCACTTAAAATTTCCCCAAATGACAGATGAATGGTTAAGAAACTGCAAACATTAA
- a CDS encoding class I SAM-dependent methyltransferase, with protein MSSTALLSKNYNNNQYIHGYTADEQDRLIRQSNIIAPYLYKNIDFSHCHHIIEVGCGVGAQIQQLLNRWPHLKITGVDISREQINRASELLKPYIDAGQVSLHVSHGGEIPFPDESFDGALICFVLEHADRPLAVLKELKRVMISGSRLYCTEAFNSGLYVYPTCLGLQTYWEIFNRQQKYLNGDPDVGAKLCNLALQAGFSDSIQEYIPISLDSRIKDEYKRSELITWFLECLLSAAPSLINHKKVTPYLIEAMTDELNMIQSRQDSIFLYPFQQMQAIK; from the coding sequence ATGTCTAGCACTGCTCTCTTATCTAAAAACTACAACAATAATCAATATATTCATGGCTATACTGCGGATGAGCAAGACCGCCTGATTAGACAAAGCAATATTATCGCACCCTATCTATATAAAAACATTGATTTTTCTCATTGTCATCACATTATTGAAGTAGGTTGTGGTGTAGGAGCGCAAATACAACAATTATTAAATCGCTGGCCACATTTAAAAATAACTGGTGTTGATATTTCTAGAGAGCAGATTAATCGCGCTAGCGAATTACTTAAGCCTTACATTGATGCTGGACAAGTATCACTTCATGTTAGTCATGGTGGAGAAATTCCTTTCCCTGACGAATCATTTGATGGGGCATTAATTTGCTTTGTTTTAGAACACGCAGATCGTCCACTTGCAGTTCTAAAAGAATTAAAAAGAGTCATGATATCAGGCAGTAGATTGTACTGTACAGAAGCTTTTAATTCTGGTTTATATGTATACCCTACTTGTTTAGGTCTTCAGACTTACTGGGAAATATTTAATCGTCAACAAAAATACTTAAATGGTGATCCAGATGTTGGGGCAAAACTTTGCAATTTAGCATTGCAAGCAGGCTTTTCTGATAGCATTCAGGAATATATACCTATTAGCTTGGATAGCAGAATCAAAGATGAATACAAGCGTTCAGAATTAATTACTTGGTTTCTAGAGTGTTTACTAAGTGCCGCACCATCTTTAATTAATCATAAAAAAGTCACCCCTTACTTAATAGAAGCGATGACTGACGAACTTAATATGATTCAAAGCAGACAAGACAGCATTTTTCTATACCCATTTCAGCAAATGCAGGCTATCAAATAA
- a CDS encoding shikimate dehydrogenase — MITGKTKLLGVIGYPVGHSLSPVMHNAAIAHLGLDYAYLPLPIDPQDLEVAIAGLAAVGTVGFSVTIPHKQAIMPLMAEITPLAQAIGAVNTVSRKDNKWLGTNTDIIGFIDPLQTTYQQDWSQKIAVILGNGGAARAVVAGCHQLGFAQIHVVGRNFDKLQEFQQSWANSPIAENLQVHSWDKLTQLIPQAGLLVNTTPIGMYPKVDDSPVSIDEMANLPTDAIAYDLIYIPQPTKFLQYAQQQGATIIDGLEMLVQQGVAALKIWLQRDDIPVDVMRQALKKQLGLG, encoded by the coding sequence ATGATTACAGGCAAAACTAAGTTACTAGGAGTAATTGGGTATCCGGTGGGACATTCTCTTTCACCTGTGATGCACAATGCAGCGATCGCTCATTTGGGTTTAGACTATGCGTATCTACCGCTACCTATCGACCCGCAGGATTTGGAGGTGGCGATCGCAGGTTTGGCGGCGGTGGGGACTGTGGGTTTTAGTGTGACTATTCCTCATAAACAGGCAATTATGCCGTTAATGGCAGAAATTACACCCCTAGCTCAAGCTATAGGTGCAGTTAATACCGTCAGCCGCAAAGATAACAAATGGTTAGGGACAAATACTGATATTATCGGATTTATTGACCCTCTGCAAACCACCTATCAACAGGATTGGAGTCAGAAAATTGCTGTGATTTTAGGAAATGGCGGTGCAGCTAGGGCGGTGGTTGCAGGTTGTCATCAGCTAGGTTTTGCTCAAATTCATGTGGTGGGGCGCAATTTCGATAAATTGCAAGAATTTCAACAAAGTTGGGCAAATTCACCCATCGCGGAGAATTTACAAGTCCATAGTTGGGATAAGCTTACACAACTAATTCCTCAAGCTGGCTTATTGGTAAACACTACCCCGATAGGGATGTATCCCAAAGTTGATGATTCCCCTGTGAGTATAGACGAAATGGCGAACTTACCAACAGATGCGATCGCCTATGATTTGATTTATATTCCCCAGCCCACAAAATTTCTCCAATATGCACAACAACAAGGTGCAACTATCATTGATGGCTTAGAAATGCTAGTCCAGCAAGGAGTGGCTGCATTAAAAATCTGGTTACAGCGAGACGATATACCAGTAGATGTGATGCGTCAAGCCTTGAAAAAGCAATTAGGTTTGGGGTGA
- the speY gene encoding deoxyhypusine synthase, giving the protein MAKHLGKKIAPIPMSADISVVDLIDNYFTAYNSARLREACQLLAQDILKDGVTVGVSLSGAMTPAGFGVSALAPLIRNGFIDWMISTGANLYHDMHYGLGFELFAGSPFLDDVKLRDEGTIRIYDIIFGYDVLLETDAFIRKILQAEPFQKRMGTAEFHYLLGKYVREVEKQLGVQHSCLLATAYECGVPIYTSSPGDSSIGMNVAALALEGSQLVLDPAIDVNETAAIAYNAREGEGSSAAVILGGGSPKNFLLQTQPQIHEVLGLEERGHDFFVQFTDARPDTGGLSGATPSEAVSWGKIDPEELPSTIVCYTDSTIAIPLVTSYILNQCPPRPLKRLYDQRPALLDKLRTDYLAAKDQPKEKVATDSEVATYPCGTPIRK; this is encoded by the coding sequence ATGGCGAAACATTTGGGTAAAAAAATTGCACCTATACCGATGTCAGCAGATATCAGTGTAGTAGATTTGATTGATAATTACTTCACTGCTTACAACTCGGCGCGGTTGCGGGAAGCTTGTCAATTATTGGCGCAGGATATTTTAAAAGATGGTGTTACTGTGGGTGTGAGTCTTTCCGGTGCTATGACACCAGCTGGTTTTGGTGTGTCTGCATTAGCACCCCTGATTCGTAATGGTTTTATTGATTGGATGATTAGCACTGGTGCAAACCTTTACCATGATATGCACTATGGTTTGGGGTTTGAGTTGTTCGCAGGTAGCCCGTTTTTAGATGATGTGAAACTGCGCGATGAAGGAACAATCAGAATTTATGACATCATCTTTGGGTATGATGTCTTACTAGAAACCGACGCATTTATCCGTAAAATCCTGCAAGCTGAACCTTTCCAAAAGCGGATGGGAACGGCTGAGTTTCATTACTTGCTGGGTAAGTATGTGCGAGAAGTCGAAAAGCAATTAGGTGTGCAGCATTCTTGTTTGTTAGCTACAGCTTATGAATGCGGTGTGCCTATATATACCTCTTCACCTGGGGATAGTTCCATTGGGATGAACGTGGCGGCTTTAGCGTTGGAGGGTTCCCAGTTGGTATTAGACCCAGCAATTGACGTAAACGAAACAGCTGCGATCGCCTACAATGCCAGAGAAGGAGAAGGTAGCAGCGCAGCCGTCATTCTCGGTGGTGGTAGTCCGAAAAACTTCTTACTGCAAACCCAACCGCAGATTCACGAAGTTTTAGGTTTAGAAGAAAGGGGACATGATTTCTTTGTCCAGTTCACCGATGCTCGTCCTGATACCGGTGGCTTATCTGGTGCGACACCTTCCGAGGCAGTAAGTTGGGGTAAGATTGACCCAGAAGAATTACCCAGCACCATAGTTTGTTACACCGATAGCACCATCGCCATCCCCCTAGTGACATCCTATATTCTCAACCAATGCCCACCCCGTCCCCTCAAGCGGTTGTATGATCAACGTCCAGCCTTACTAGACAAACTCCGCACCGATTATTTAGCCGCCAAAGACCAACCAAAAGAAAAAGTCGCCACTGACTCAGAAGTAGCAACTTATCCCTGTGGGACACCGATTCGGAAGTAG
- a CDS encoding PEP-CTERM sorting domain-containing protein (PEP-CTERM proteins occur, often in large numbers, in the proteomes of bacteria that also encode an exosortase, a predicted intramembrane cysteine proteinase. The presence of a PEP-CTERM domain at a protein's C-terminus predicts cleavage within the sorting domain, followed by covalent anchoring to some some component of the (usually Gram-negative) cell surface. Many PEP-CTERM proteins exhibit an unusual sequence composition that includes large numbers of potential glycosylation sites. Expression of one such protein has been shown restore the ability of a bacterium to form floc, a type of biofilm.), with translation MKWVSKLLLTVASLTLGLASVDVKPTTAAIVNYAFTVDSPTKKGNGLFSFDDATFTDGIAKVQSLTFKFDDESNIYTEQDDFDYPEYPIVFINNFSTGKTSFALDYAFGIQNNPASSIAYEIVGEDFTIYSLDPSNTEFISGTVTYAKVPEPTILGGILLVGTVALMKQKKIKVS, from the coding sequence ATGAAATGGGTTTCAAAGTTATTGCTAACTGTGGCTAGTTTAACTTTAGGATTAGCTAGCGTAGATGTAAAACCAACTACGGCGGCGATTGTTAATTATGCTTTTACAGTTGATAGTCCTACAAAAAAAGGTAATGGACTATTTAGCTTTGATGATGCAACTTTTACTGATGGCATAGCAAAGGTGCAGTCTCTAACTTTTAAGTTTGATGATGAATCCAATATTTACACTGAGCAAGATGATTTTGACTACCCAGAATATCCTATCGTTTTTATCAACAATTTTTCTACGGGTAAAACATCTTTTGCACTAGACTATGCTTTTGGTATTCAAAATAATCCTGCAAGTTCTATCGCCTATGAAATTGTTGGCGAAGATTTTACAATTTATTCCCTAGACCCCAGTAATACTGAGTTCATATCTGGTACTGTTACCTATGCAAAAGTGCCTGAACCTACTATATTAGGAGGGATTTTATTGGTTGGTACTGTTGCATTGATGAAGCAAAAGAAAATCAAGGTTAGCTAA
- a CDS encoding S8 family serine peptidase, producing the protein MRTRTKLLLFSFSLSLVLMSPLMVYAQVSGEPYNPYQVPVDQTNTINSVFIPKTGLSTDFKRGNLSRENIYQVKFPLDKQSEPIPDIRKSKISPTLENLLLKSNPEDSVEVIITFQEDTQIPLLPELETSVEREKSQRRQAAIAQLQAQRVKSQLALLERYKISSYFKPTEHFWIVNAVAGKTQFRAVKEIAQLDAVAYIQPVQGGEKPPDAITNNDVDDGRAIIVSDPYFNLGLTQPWIGLLDTGVRNTHVLFNSPSNLAWLRDCVNGGANCNNSANPGYNTDDNDWNHGTSSAAIISGNGRLGNDYRGVTGVRLDSWKIYTNGGLDSAAAIRSIQAGIAAFDKVLVGELQADETETGAIATAADNAYNAGVIFVSANGNYGPNDRTVRSPAIAHKVIGVGGVMTTDQSQYNGQGRGPATDGRFKPDIQAPTYSETASNASTSALQVFSGTSGATPYASAAAMLAHNWLRQFGTYDNGQTYAFMILYGQKSYPYNNTVGAGLLKMATNGWAHWGKVVVNNGTTIDIPISVSSNKRDFDAALWWPESAAQAHNDIDVHLIDPSGVEKARGFSALSVFERAKVAGSLTPGTWKLRIRGYSVPTGGQTVYWAAHIRN; encoded by the coding sequence ATGCGAACAAGAACTAAGCTTCTTTTATTTTCATTCAGCTTATCTTTGGTGTTAATGTCACCATTGATGGTTTATGCTCAAGTTAGTGGTGAACCTTATAATCCCTATCAAGTACCTGTAGACCAAACTAATACTATCAATTCAGTTTTCATTCCCAAAACTGGCTTATCTACAGATTTTAAACGTGGCAATCTTTCGAGGGAAAATATTTACCAAGTCAAGTTTCCTCTCGATAAACAATCAGAACCAATTCCCGATATTCGCAAGTCAAAAATTAGCCCTACTCTAGAAAACTTACTCCTGAAAAGTAACCCCGAAGACAGCGTTGAGGTGATTATTACTTTTCAAGAAGACACCCAAATTCCCCTATTACCGGAACTAGAAACATCAGTAGAACGGGAAAAATCCCAACGCCGACAAGCCGCGATCGCACAATTGCAAGCTCAAAGAGTCAAATCACAATTGGCATTGCTAGAACGATATAAAATATCGAGCTACTTTAAACCAACAGAACATTTTTGGATTGTCAATGCTGTTGCTGGTAAAACACAATTCAGAGCAGTTAAAGAAATAGCACAACTGGATGCTGTGGCTTATATTCAACCAGTCCAAGGGGGAGAAAAACCACCAGATGCTATTACTAATAATGACGTTGATGATGGCAGAGCGATTATTGTTTCTGACCCCTATTTTAATTTAGGATTAACTCAACCTTGGATTGGTCTTTTAGATACTGGGGTAAGAAATACACACGTTTTATTTAATTCTCCCAGTAACTTGGCATGGTTGAGAGATTGCGTTAACGGTGGGGCAAATTGTAACAATAGTGCTAACCCTGGTTACAACACCGATGATAATGACTGGAATCATGGCACAAGTTCCGCCGCCATTATTAGCGGTAATGGTCGTCTAGGTAATGATTATCGCGGTGTGACGGGAGTGAGATTAGACAGTTGGAAGATTTATACCAATGGGGGTCTAGATTCGGCGGCGGCGATTCGGTCAATTCAAGCGGGAATCGCCGCCTTTGATAAAGTATTGGTAGGAGAATTACAAGCCGACGAGACAGAAACCGGCGCGATCGCCACAGCCGCAGATAACGCTTACAATGCTGGTGTGATTTTCGTCTCAGCTAACGGTAACTATGGCCCTAATGATAGAACAGTTCGTTCACCTGCGATCGCCCACAAAGTCATCGGTGTTGGTGGTGTGATGACCACTGACCAAAGCCAATACAACGGACAAGGCCGCGGCCCTGCAACCGATGGACGTTTCAAACCAGATATCCAAGCACCCACCTATAGCGAAACCGCCAGTAATGCTTCCACCTCCGCATTGCAAGTATTTAGCGGAACCAGTGGTGCAACTCCCTACGCTTCTGCGGCCGCTATGTTAGCCCATAACTGGTTGCGACAATTCGGCACATACGATAATGGTCAAACCTACGCCTTCATGATTCTCTATGGGCAGAAATCTTATCCCTACAATAATACTGTTGGTGCAGGGTTGTTAAAAATGGCGACCAATGGCTGGGCGCATTGGGGTAAAGTCGTAGTCAACAATGGTACGACTATCGATATTCCTATTAGTGTTAGTTCTAATAAGCGAGATTTTGATGCGGCCTTATGGTGGCCAGAATCAGCAGCACAAGCACATAACGACATTGATGTCCACTTAATTGACCCATCCGGCGTAGAAAAAGCCAGAGGTTTTTCCGCCTTAAGTGTATTTGAGCGCGCCAAAGTAGCAGGCAGTCTTACCCCAGGTACATGGAAACTCCGCATTCGCGGCTACAGCGTACCTACAGGCGGTCAGACAGTCTATTGGGCGGCTCATATTCGGAATTAG
- a CDS encoding pentapeptide repeat-containing protein — translation MFWRKALILALGIMVFCLPFPAWAVDWTHPLSFSNAELSRHDFSGESLQAAEFSNANLEMTNFTGADLRGAVLSASVMTQANLQRADLTNAMVDQVNLTGANLSDAVFKEALLLRAIFNNVNIEGADFTDAILDKAQIKELCTKASGVNSQTGVETRDSLGCS, via the coding sequence ATGTTTTGGCGCAAAGCCTTGATATTAGCCTTGGGGATCATGGTTTTTTGCTTACCTTTCCCCGCTTGGGCAGTAGACTGGACACATCCCCTATCATTTAGCAACGCAGAATTATCCCGCCATGATTTTTCCGGTGAGAGTTTACAAGCGGCGGAGTTTTCTAACGCTAACTTAGAAATGACTAATTTTACTGGTGCTGACTTACGGGGAGCAGTATTAAGTGCATCTGTGATGACACAAGCCAACCTCCAAAGAGCAGATTTAACGAATGCAATGGTAGATCAGGTAAACTTAACAGGGGCTAATTTAAGCGATGCCGTTTTTAAAGAAGCTCTTTTACTCCGTGCCATCTTTAATAATGTGAACATAGAAGGCGCAGACTTTACAGATGCAATTTTAGACAAGGCACAAATCAAAGAACTTTGTACAAAAGCTAGCGGAGTAAATTCGCAAACAGGTGTAGAAACTCGTGATTCTTTAGGATGTTCATGA